One window of the Actinomyces wuliandei genome contains the following:
- a CDS encoding succinate dehydrogenase cytochrome b subunit, whose protein sequence is MAKTPARPAPRRTAFLTTVFRKRLMAYSGIVFVLFLLFHMYGNTHYFEGEIAYDHYAYWLRTILQPVLPYSGLLWILRVVLLACLVAHAGVAFDLWLRNRRARGSDRYAVKKPGADYFASRYAMRTMRWGGVILLLFIVFHILQFTTLHLTPGGHYEHGRAYMNMYYGFQLWWVWLVYAVALAALCLHVWHGVWSALQTLGAVRGGTIPFIRLIAFVVAFALFLGFIVVPTAILLGLTEPPMDAVEYATRAAEAGIGSSH, encoded by the coding sequence GTGGCCAAAACACCTGCTCGTCCCGCGCCGAGGCGGACCGCCTTCCTCACCACAGTCTTCAGGAAGCGCCTCATGGCGTACTCCGGCATCGTCTTCGTGCTGTTCCTTCTCTTCCACATGTACGGCAACACCCACTACTTCGAGGGTGAGATCGCCTACGACCACTACGCCTACTGGCTGCGGACCATCCTCCAGCCGGTCCTGCCCTACTCGGGGCTGCTGTGGATCCTGCGGGTGGTGCTGCTGGCCTGCCTGGTGGCCCACGCGGGTGTCGCCTTTGACCTGTGGCTGCGCAACAGGAGGGCACGCGGCTCGGACAGGTACGCGGTGAAGAAGCCCGGCGCCGACTACTTCGCCTCCCGCTACGCCATGCGCACCATGCGCTGGGGCGGGGTCATCCTGCTGCTGTTCATCGTCTTCCACATCCTGCAGTTCACCACTCTGCACCTGACTCCCGGCGGCCACTACGAGCACGGGCGGGCCTACATGAACATGTACTACGGCTTCCAGCTGTGGTGGGTGTGGCTCGTCTACGCCGTCGCCCTGGCGGCCCTGTGCCTCCACGTGTGGCACGGGGTGTGGTCCGCCCTGCAGACCCTGGGGGCGGTACGCGGCGGCACCATCCCCTTCATCCGACTCATCGCCTTCGTCGTCGCCTTCGCCCTCTTCCTCGGCTTCATCGTGGTGCCCACCGCCATCCTCCTGGGCCTGACCGAGCCGCCCATGGACGCGGTCGAGTACGCCACCAGGGCCGCTGAGGCCGGTATCGGATCGTCCCACTGA
- the rimI gene encoding ribosomal protein S18-alanine N-acetyltransferase, with product MTPADLAQVAALEEEVFGAQAWSPRLLRSELDACTTWGDRRYVVAVRGQEVLAYAGAYLGDGSGDADLLVVATAHRARCRGLAGTLVAVLVDDARQMGCRSVLLEVRESNTVARRLYESHGFEVIGRRRRYYADPWEDAVTMRLALRETTGPVGTEVL from the coding sequence ATGACCCCCGCTGACCTGGCCCAGGTCGCCGCGCTGGAGGAGGAGGTCTTTGGCGCCCAGGCCTGGAGCCCCCGGCTCCTGCGCTCCGAGCTCGACGCCTGCACCACCTGGGGGGACCGGCGCTACGTCGTGGCGGTGCGGGGGCAGGAGGTCCTGGCCTACGCGGGTGCCTACCTGGGTGACGGCAGCGGTGACGCCGACCTGCTGGTCGTGGCCACAGCGCACCGGGCCCGGTGTCGAGGGCTGGCAGGCACCCTGGTCGCCGTCCTGGTGGACGACGCCCGCCAGATGGGCTGCCGCTCCGTGCTGCTGGAGGTCCGCGAGTCCAACACCGTGGCCCGCAGGCTCTACGAGTCGCACGGCTTCGAGGTGATCGGGCGCCGTCGCCGCTACTACGCCGACCCGTGGGAGGACGCCGTGACCATGCGCCTGGCGCTGCGTGAGACCACCGGCCCCGTGGGCACCGAGGTCCTGTAG
- the tsaB gene encoding tRNA (adenosine(37)-N6)-threonylcarbamoyltransferase complex dimerization subunit type 1 TsaB, with protein MRILSVDSSLGTQVAVLATRGPVGTGRASPVVLAHRAQDGARQHAESLGAMLAQVLTDPQAGDTGLDAVVAATGPAPFTGLRAGLVAARTVGRARGVPVYGVPSLDAVARTALDALAGADVTADPVVLVATDARRREVYAARYRGLGPDDVVRLDEIVVCPPQDVGDLGGCDAVAGSGAVLYPVIRSCVSSTSAFLSSTSEGGGQVLAPVSGDCRAQVRVALARLARGEQLPTDPLYLRHADVHLPQAGGGGQ; from the coding sequence GTGCGTATCCTCTCCGTCGACTCCTCGCTGGGTACCCAGGTCGCTGTCCTCGCCACGCGTGGCCCCGTCGGCACCGGTAGGGCCAGCCCTGTCGTCCTGGCGCACAGGGCGCAGGACGGCGCCCGCCAGCACGCCGAGTCCCTGGGGGCCATGCTGGCCCAGGTGCTCACGGATCCTCAGGCCGGGGACACCGGGCTGGACGCCGTCGTCGCCGCTACCGGCCCAGCCCCTTTCACGGGGTTGCGTGCCGGTCTCGTCGCCGCCAGGACAGTAGGACGGGCGCGCGGTGTCCCCGTCTACGGCGTGCCCAGCCTGGACGCCGTCGCCCGTACGGCTCTGGACGCCCTCGCCGGGGCCGACGTCACCGCTGACCCGGTGGTCCTGGTCGCCACCGACGCCCGCCGCAGGGAGGTTTACGCCGCCCGCTACCGTGGCCTCGGCCCCGACGACGTCGTCCGGCTTGACGAGATCGTCGTGTGCCCGCCTCAGGACGTCGGGGACCTGGGCGGCTGTGACGCGGTGGCGGGCTCGGGGGCGGTTCTCTACCCCGTCATCCGCTCCTGCGTCTCCTCCACTTCCGCCTTCCTCTCCTCCACCTCCGAGGGCGGGGGACAGGTCCTGGCCCCGGTCTCCGGGGACTGCCGTGCCCAGGTGCGCGTGGCACTGGCCCGTCTGGCTCGTGGCGAGCAGCTGCCCACCGACCCCCTCTACCTGCGGCACGCCGACGTCCACCTCCCGCAAGCCGGTGGTGGTGGACAGTGA